One genomic segment of Macaca fascicularis isolate 582-1 chromosome 19, T2T-MFA8v1.1 includes these proteins:
- the SBSN gene encoding suprabasin isoform X2 gives MHLAHLVSSCSLLLLLGALPGWAASDDPIEKVIEGINRGLSNAEREVGKALDGINSGITHAGREVEKVFNGLSNMGSHTGKELDKGVQGLNHGMDKAGKEADKAVQGFHTGVHQAGKEAEKLGQGVNHAADQAGKEVEKLGQGAHHAAGQAGKEPQNAHSGVNQASKEANQLLNGNHQSGSSGHQGGATTTPLASGASVNTPFINLPALWRSVANIMP, from the exons ATGCATCTTGCACATCTGGTCAGCTCCTGCTCCCTCCTTCTGCTACTGGGGGCCCTGCCTGGATGGGCGGCCAGCGATGACCCCATTGAGAAGGTCATTGAAGGGATCAACCGAGGGCTGAGCAATGCAGAGAGAGAGGTGGGCAAGGCCCTGGATGGCATCAACAGTGGAATCACGCACGCTGGAAGGGAAGTGGAGAAGGTTTTCAACGGACTTAGCAACATGGGGAGCCACACCGGCAAGGAGTTGGACAAAGGCGTCCAGGGGCTCAACCACGGAATGGACAAG GCCGGAAAAGAAGCAGACAAAGCGGTCCAAGGGTTCCACACTGGGGTCCACCAGGCTgggaaggaagcagagaaacTTGGTCAAGGGGTCAACCATGCTGCTGACCAGGCTGGAAAGGAAGTGGAGAAGCTTGGCCAAGGTGCCCACCATGCTGCTGGCCAGGCCGGGAAGGAGCCGCAGAATGCTCATAGTGGGGTCAACCAAGCCAGCAAGGAGGCCAACCAGCTGCTGAAT GGCAACCATCAAAGCGGATCTTCCGGCCATCAAGGAGGGGCCACAACCACGCCGTTAGCCTCTGGG GCCTCGGTCAACACGCCTTTCATCAACCTTCCCGCTCTGTGGAGG aGCGTCGCCAACATCATGCCCTAA
- the SBSN gene encoding suprabasin isoform X1, with protein sequence MHLAHLVSSCSLLLLLGALPGWAASDDPIEKVIEGINRGLSNAEREVGKALDGINSGITHAGREVEKVFNGLSNMGSHTGKELDKGVQGLNHGMDKVAHEINHGIGQAGKEAEKFGHGVNNAAGQAGKEADKAVQGFHTGVHQAGKEAEKLGQGVNHAADQAGKEVEKLGQGAHHAAGQAGKEPQNAHSGVNQASKEANQLLNGNHQSGSSGHQGGATTTPLASGASVNTPFINLPALWRSVANIMP encoded by the exons ATGCATCTTGCACATCTGGTCAGCTCCTGCTCCCTCCTTCTGCTACTGGGGGCCCTGCCTGGATGGGCGGCCAGCGATGACCCCATTGAGAAGGTCATTGAAGGGATCAACCGAGGGCTGAGCAATGCAGAGAGAGAGGTGGGCAAGGCCCTGGATGGCATCAACAGTGGAATCACGCACGCTGGAAGGGAAGTGGAGAAGGTTTTCAACGGACTTAGCAACATGGGGAGCCACACCGGCAAGGAGTTGGACAAAGGCGTCCAGGGGCTCAACCACGGAATGGACAAGGTAGCCCATGAGATCAACCATGGTATTGGACAAGCaggaaaggaagcagagaagTTTGGCCATGGGGTCAACAACGCTGCTGGACAG GCCGGAAAAGAAGCAGACAAAGCGGTCCAAGGGTTCCACACTGGGGTCCACCAGGCTgggaaggaagcagagaaacTTGGTCAAGGGGTCAACCATGCTGCTGACCAGGCTGGAAAGGAAGTGGAGAAGCTTGGCCAAGGTGCCCACCATGCTGCTGGCCAGGCCGGGAAGGAGCCGCAGAATGCTCATAGTGGGGTCAACCAAGCCAGCAAGGAGGCCAACCAGCTGCTGAAT GGCAACCATCAAAGCGGATCTTCCGGCCATCAAGGAGGGGCCACAACCACGCCGTTAGCCTCTGGG GCCTCGGTCAACACGCCTTTCATCAACCTTCCCGCTCTGTGGAGG aGCGTCGCCAACATCATGCCCTAA
- the SBSN gene encoding suprabasin isoform X3: MHLAHLVSSCSLLLLLGALPGWAASDDPIEKVIEGINRGLSNAEREVGKALDGINSGITHAGREVEKVFNGLSNMGSHTGKELDKGVQGLNHGMDKGNHQSGSSGHQGGATTTPLASGASVNTPFINLPALWRSVANIMP, translated from the exons ATGCATCTTGCACATCTGGTCAGCTCCTGCTCCCTCCTTCTGCTACTGGGGGCCCTGCCTGGATGGGCGGCCAGCGATGACCCCATTGAGAAGGTCATTGAAGGGATCAACCGAGGGCTGAGCAATGCAGAGAGAGAGGTGGGCAAGGCCCTGGATGGCATCAACAGTGGAATCACGCACGCTGGAAGGGAAGTGGAGAAGGTTTTCAACGGACTTAGCAACATGGGGAGCCACACCGGCAAGGAGTTGGACAAAGGCGTCCAGGGGCTCAACCACGGAATGGACAAG GGCAACCATCAAAGCGGATCTTCCGGCCATCAAGGAGGGGCCACAACCACGCCGTTAGCCTCTGGG GCCTCGGTCAACACGCCTTTCATCAACCTTCCCGCTCTGTGGAGG aGCGTCGCCAACATCATGCCCTAA
- the GAPDHS gene encoding glyceraldehyde-3-phosphate dehydrogenase, testis-specific has protein sequence MSKRDIVLTNVTVVQLLRQPCPVTRPPPPPEPKVEIEPQPQPEPTPVREEIKPPPPPSPPPRPATPPPKMGPAPRELTVGINGFGRIGRLVLRACMEKGVKVVAVNDPFIDPEYMVYMFKYDSTHGRYKGSVEFRNGQLVVDNHEISVYQCKEPKQIPWRDVGSPYVVESTGVYLSIEAASNHISAGAQRVVISAPSPDAPTFVMGVNENNYNPGSMNIVSNASCTTNCLAPLAKVIHERFGIVEGLMTTVHSYTATQKTVDGPSKKAWRDGRGAHQNIIPASTGAAKAVTKVIPELKGKLTGMAFRVPTPDVSVVDLTCRLAQPAPYSAIKEAIKAAAKGPMAGILAYTEDEVVSTDFVGDSHSSIFDAKAGIALNDNFVKLISWYDNEYGYSHRVVDLLRYMFSRDK, from the exons ATGTCGAAGCGAGACATCGTCCTCACTAATGTCACTGTTGTCCAGTTGCTGCGACAGCCGTGCCCGG TGACCAGACCACCGCCTCCACCTGAGCCCAAGGTTGAAATAGAGCCCCAGCCACAACCAGAGCCCACACCAGTCAGGGAGGAAATAAAGCCGCCGCCGCCACCATCACCGCCTCCTCGCCCTGCTACTCCTCCTCCTAAGATGGGGCCTGCGCCCCGGGAGCTGACTGTGGGCATCAATGG ATTTGGACGCATCGGTCGCCTGGTCCTGCGCGCCTGCATGGAGAAGGGTGTTAAGGTGGTGGCTGTGAATGATCCATTCATTGACCCGGAATACATG GTGTACATGTTTAAGTATGACTCCACCCACGGCCGATACAAGGGAAGTGTGGAATTCAGGAACGGACAGCTGGTCGTGGACAACCACGAGATCTCTGTCTACCAGTG CAAGGAGCCCAAACAGATCCCCTGGAGGGATGTCGGGAGCCCCTACGTGGTGGAGTCCACAGGCGTGTACCTCTCCATAGAGGCAGCTTCG AACCACATCTCAGCAGGTGCTCAACGTGTGGTCATCTCCGCACCCTCGCCAGACGCACCAACGTTCGTCATGGGTGTGAATGAAAACAACTATAACCCTGGCTCCATGAACATTGTGAG CAACGCGTCCTGCACCACCAACTGCTTGGCCCCCCTTGCCAAGGTCATCCACGAGCGATTTGGGATCGTGGAAGGGTTGATG ACTACAGTCCATTCCTACACGGCCACCCAGAAGACAGTGGATGGGCCATCAAAGAAGGCCTGGAGAGATGGGCGGGGTGCCCACCAGAACATCATCCCAGCCTCCACTGGGGCTGCGAAAGCCGTGACCAAAGTCATCCCAGAGCTCAAAGG GAAGCTGACAGGGATGGCATTCCGGGTACCAACCCCGGATGTGTCTGTTGTGGACCTGACCTGCCGTCTCGCCCAGCCTGCCCCCTACTCAGCCATCAAGGAGGCTATAAAAGCAGCAGCCAAGGGGCCCATGGCTGGCATCCTTGCCTACACCGAGGATGAG GTCGTCTCTACGGACTTCGTCGGTGATAGCCACTCGTCCATCTTCGATGCTAAGGCCGGCATTGCGCTCAATGACAATTTCGTGAAGCTCATTTCATG GTACGACAACGAATATGGCTACAGTCACCGGGTGGTCGACCTCCTCCGCTACATGTTCAGCCGAGACAAGTGA
- the TMEM147 gene encoding BOS complex subunit TMEM147 isoform X1, giving the protein MTLFHFGNCFALAYFPYFITYKCSGLSEYNAFWKCVQAGVTYLFVQLCKMLFLATFFPTWEGGIYDFIGEFMKASVDVADLIGLNLVMSRNAGKGEYKIMVAALGWATAELIMSRCIPLWVGARGIEFDWKYIQMSIDSNISLVHYIVASAQVWMITRYDLYHTFRPAVLLLMFLSVYKAFVMETFVHLCSLGSWTALLARAVVTGLLALSTLALYVAVVNVHS; this is encoded by the exons ATGACCCTGTTTCACTTCGGGAACTGCTTCGCTCTCGCCTACTTCCCCTACTTCATCACCTACAAGTGCAGCGGCCT GTCCGAGTACAACGCCTTCTGGAAATGCGTCCAGGCTGGAGTCACCTACCTCTTTGTCCAACTCTGCAAG ATGCTGTTCTTGGCCACTTTCTTTCCCACCTGGGAAGGCGGCATCTATGACTTCATTGGG GAGTTCATGAAGGCCAGCGTGGATGTGGCAGACCTGATAGGTCTAAACCTTGTCATGTCCCGGAATGCCGGCAAGGGGGAGTACAAGATCATGGTTGCTGCCCTGGGCTGGGCCACCGCCGAGCTTATTATGTCCCG CTGCATTCCCCTATGGGTCGGAGCCCGGGGCATTGAGTTTGACTGGAAGTACATCCAGATGAGCATAGACTCCAACATCAGTCTG GTCCATTACATCGTCGCATCTGCTCAGGTCTGGATGATAACACGCTATGATCTGTACCACACCTTCCGGCCGGCTGTCCTCCTACTGATGTTCCTCAGTGTCTACAAGGCCTTCGTGATGGA GACCTTCGTCCACCTCTGCTCACTGGGCAGCTGGACAGCCCTACTGGCCCGAGCAGTGGTAACGGGGCTGCTGGCCCTCAGCACCTTGGCCCTGTACGTCGCCGTTGTCAATGTGCACTCCTAG
- the TMEM147 gene encoding BOS complex subunit TMEM147 isoform X2 has translation MTLFHFGNCFALAYFPYFITYKCSGLSEYNAFWKCVQAGVTYLFVQLCKMLFLATFFPTWEGGIYDFIGVHYIVASAQVWMITRYDLYHTFRPAVLLLMFLSVYKAFVMETFVHLCSLGSWTALLARAVVTGLLALSTLALYVAVVNVHS, from the exons ATGACCCTGTTTCACTTCGGGAACTGCTTCGCTCTCGCCTACTTCCCCTACTTCATCACCTACAAGTGCAGCGGCCT GTCCGAGTACAACGCCTTCTGGAAATGCGTCCAGGCTGGAGTCACCTACCTCTTTGTCCAACTCTGCAAG ATGCTGTTCTTGGCCACTTTCTTTCCCACCTGGGAAGGCGGCATCTATGACTTCATTGGG GTCCATTACATCGTCGCATCTGCTCAGGTCTGGATGATAACACGCTATGATCTGTACCACACCTTCCGGCCGGCTGTCCTCCTACTGATGTTCCTCAGTGTCTACAAGGCCTTCGTGATGGA GACCTTCGTCCACCTCTGCTCACTGGGCAGCTGGACAGCCCTACTGGCCCGAGCAGTGGTAACGGGGCTGCTGGCCCTCAGCACCTTGGCCCTGTACGTCGCCGTTGTCAATGTGCACTCCTAG